Part of the Solanum pennellii chromosome 10, SPENNV200 genome is shown below.
AAATGTGTGGGTCAGAAACAAAACAAGGGTTTGGACCTAGCAGCAGATAAAAACGGAAGGTAGAGGAAAAGGCCCATCATCAGTTATGTACCGAGTTTTGAACTGTATGTCACTAGCTTGAGGATTTCTGGTAATAAAAGAACTCACTGGGATAGGCGGAACTGGGAACATAAGATGAAACTGTTAGAATATCACCAGTAAATGTACTACCAAAGACTGTTCCAGACCTGTCCCATTTGATATTAGCATGTGATGAATGGagaaaaagaattatctaaaTTTGAGCACATGTGGCTGGAAGTTGAAGAATTTATAGATTTAATTGACAAATAGTGGAATCTTACAAATCAAATAACAGACCAAACATCGGAATAGCTAAGCAGTTGAGACTTCAAAAGAATGACAATAAGGAACAGAATGTCAAGGTATTTGGCATATCGGAAGGTAAGAAAACTACAATCCTCAAAAGCCTAGAGGATTTGGATAGACAGAGAGAGAGAAGGGCATGGAATGAAAAGAATTTTCCAGTTAAGAAAATTCTGTGACGTGATCCAAGAGATATTGCAAGAGCTGAAGAAACATCATCGGGGTAAAATTCAAGGATGATTTAAGGCTTCATCAAAGGGAAAATACCAAAAAACCTCATAAAATGGTGAATACACATGAGATGCAATCACATTCTTTATGCAGGACACACAGGGAAACACTAAGTGGAAATAGCTGACATTCTTTATGCAGATGATACAGTTGTGCTAcatggggaaaaggaagaaaaattgCTTTCCTTAAAAGCTATTCTTGTGGCCTTTGAGGCAATTTCTGGTCTACAGACACTCTCACCAAAGAGTAGCACATTTCCGGTTAAATCTGAACAGATGATACAAGAACTGACAGAGAAAATGGGATGTCAAGGAGAAATTTTCTAAAAGTTTACTTGGACAACTTCTTGGATCAAGACTGTCAGACACAGAAGGAGGGAGAAAGGGGCAAAAGCATTGGACAGCACGTTTGGGGgtattcatacatacttcatgtCAAGGTTTACATAAGCAGATGCAATTTTCTACAGCACAGAAGCCAAGATTGAAGAAAAATGAACCACATCGACGAAAGTTAAAACAGATGGTAGCTTGCACATTAAGAACTCTAGATCAAACAACGAAAATCTCTTGTTCAAATGGCATTGAAGATTCAATTCTGGCAAAGATAGCAAGCAGATGAAAAAGAGTGATCAATTACAAATATGGAATGGAGAACAAATGGAGCACAAAGCCAAATAACAGGTCATATGGTGACGCTGTTTGGAGACAAATCAGTGATCTGCGGGATCAAATTTTGGATCAGTTGGAAACGGTCAAAGTATCAGATTGTGGCTGGATAAATGGAGAGAAAATGGTACATTGATAGACAACTTTATAGATATCTTCCATCAGACAATTGATAAGGAATTACAGTTGCATGGTGATTGGAATGGACTTGAATGGAAGATGGGATTTAGAAGAAAGGAACTTCAACGATTGGAAGATTGTTAGGGTTACATCATCACTACAACTACTGGATCAAGTAATTGCACTGAAACCAGGAAGGATTAGTGAAGGTGAATTTTCTGTCAAATCGTTCTACCAAACCTTGTTTAAGGAGGAAGTTGACGAGTCAGATCACTAGCCCTAGAAGTTGTGGAGAACAAAAACTCCAAAACAAATGGCTCATTATGGATTGATAGCAGTACACAAGGCATGTCTCACATAGGACAATCTACAAAATAAGGATTTAATAGATGCATCAGGTATTTCTTATGTGAAGATATTGAACCAGCAAGACAGATACTGATGCTGCATTGCAATTTCGGGGAAAATATGGAGCATGTTTAGGAGTAACTACGGAGTTCACTGGGTGATGACATGGACTGTAAACAAGCAGCTAGCTCACAGGAATAAAGGTTCAGAAAGGATGAAGAAACCAATGGAGAACAATGTCTTCCGTTGGAAGTTTGGTTAGAACGAAACCATAGATGTTAAGAggacaaaatagaaaaaaatcatcttttgtaAACATAGATGTCtgtataatttaaaattctggggtaaaagaaaaataatgaaaatgacataGAACCAACGCTTAGACCTCACAGATGGTCAACTTAATTACTGAAAGAATATCCAACTTCTTTTTGTATATATCTTGTACCTGGTGGTACTTTATCGGTACTATCATTTATTAGCTAGATGAAATTTAGCTTACTTTTCAAGAACAAAGACGATATTAAACTAGATAGATACTCATTTAACAAAACcacttatttaaaaaatgatactCATTTAACAAGCCATGGCAATCAACCACACACCTTGCTCCTTGTTAACAATTTATTAAATCCCTTTGCTCTATGCCTCTATTAAATTGTGCGCCCCAATATGGTACGCAAGGACTGTAAATATCAGATTAAAGAAAGAGAAAGCAGGAGCAAACTGGGAAACCTGAAGATGAAGGGAAACATAGAGCCTTTGCCACCTTATCTGAGTAGGCCCAACGGATAGATCAAAGGTAGAACAAGAGAACTCCAAAATTACTTCAATTCATAAAATCAATGGAGATGAAGCCCCAACTTTATACAGCTAAAATTCTATTCAGAATTctatataaaatatgtaaacaTGATAACCACATCCATGGATTAGATCACAAAATGAGCAGTAGAATGAAACAAACTAGAtgcttttattttaaaaaggaaacCATACCTCGATACGGTGTTGACTAGTGAACTCCATTCTGTAACCATGACAACTAGTAAAAATACCCTCTACAGTTCAATGACCCACATAAGCATTTCTTCCTCCTTCGATCTGCTTTGTCTGGTGGAACCATGCCATAGTCAAAAGTCAATTCTTGCATGGGAGGAATATGTCTAATGGCAAAAAAAGCAACATGGTAGAATGTCTCATTGTTGATTTCACGTACAACAAGCTGCCAGTAAACGTTAGGTGAACAACTGTGGTTCATAAAACGAGCCACATTGCCACCTTTTTTTGCACTTATTACAAGGGGATATGGAACCTTTTTGGATTCATCATTATAATCACGCACAGCTTCCAATGGCTCATACATGCGGGTAGCATCAAATATATAATCATCGTCGCCATCATTACCAAACTCACCTACCCTAGATTCCTCAATGACTTCTCCAGCATATTCACAAACAAAGCCACCTCCACGTATGGGATCCCAAGATCTAAGTCCCCAAcctctattttttgttttgaagacCTCCACACGGGCTTTCGGACCTGCTTGAGTGATACGATTTCGGCAGTTCGGAGGGCATGAACAGGCAGAACCACACTCATGTACCAAGGTTTTGTAACTCATGAGAACTCCAAGTGGATTAAAGGGCAAATAGCCTCCATTTTTCTGAATGCAGGGACAACTGGTTCCACCAGGTTGACATCCGCCAAGACATTGACAGCCAACAGATGGATTAGACTTCATGAAAGGTTTTGAGTACTTCAGACTTGGGATATATGTGAAATAAGCAGGTCCCTTCTCATCATCAACATCATTTACGAGACAAACAGGTTGACTCTCTGCACCAGATGTTAGGTCGGGTAGGATAACTCCAACTCGTGTCGCCGTTCCCTCTCTCCACTGCTGAACTGATTTCCACAATGTAAATGCTTCAGGCTGCCCAGGAACCCTAATCAATTTGTACCTGAAAATACTGCAATTGCCCAATTTGCTTTTCTCTGCCCATGACTCCTGGACCCTATAAAGTCCATCATACATGTAGATCTTCCCCCTCCCCCCATTTTGAACATCTACAACACCCCTAATTACTCTCACCTCATTGCCACGATGCATGCTCTTTTCCAAAGCAAGATTTCCCCTCTCAAGTTTCTGATCAAACATTTGGCCATCCCTCCTCTGAACTCCACCCTGGCCAGTATAAATTAGCACCTCCCCGTCATCCCCTTCATCATCATACCCTCCAGAGGACACTATGCTAACAGCAATAGGTTCCTCATCCCCTGTAAGTCTGACACTCATATAATCTATCCCTGCCATACTGGGTGCGTGTAAACCAACCAGGCACAATTCCATCCTGAAGAAGAAGATGTCACCAACTTCAACCCCGGGTACATTTCCAATTCTCTTTGTTTGATTTGTTCGAGCTCCCCTTGTCATCAGCAAATTAGCACCCTTCAGATCTGGCCTTCTTGCAGAACCTGGAGTCTCACCCCTTCTCTCTTCAATCTGGGTCATCCTTCTACGAAACAAATCATAAACCAGTAGAATTCTGCCAGATAGCTCCTTGTCACCATCAGCTTTCTTAACCTGATCGATCTCAACAAGTTTGAAGGACGCAAGCAGCTGATTTAATAGTGGATCGACATCCACTTCGATTGGGGGAGTAGCTGGATTACCTGAGCTTGACTGCCCTAACCGAGTCTTTCTTGGTCTTCCCCTTTTTTTTCCTGTACTTGTGTCTTCAACATCATTAGCATGTCCACTGTAGCCACTACCGAATTGATCACTGTGATTCTGTGAATCATCATCTTCTGCAGCTAAGCCATTCGAAGCACGAGGTCTACCGGGCCTCCTTGGCCCGGTGTCTC
Proteins encoded:
- the LOC107002240 gene encoding histone-lysine N-methyltransferase, H3 lysine-9 specific SUVH1-like — protein: MEQGFGSDSVPPAGPIDKSKVLDVKPLRCLVPVFPSPNGMASGTTPQPSPFVCVPPSGPFPPGVSPFYPFLSPNESGRSAENQDGLGFGTPISPVPLNSFRTPTANGDTGPRRPGRPRASNGLAAEDDDSQNHSDQFGSGYSGHANDVEDTSTGKKRGRPRKTRLGQSSSGNPATPPIEVDVDPLLNQLLASFKLVEIDQVKKADGDKELSGRILLVYDLFRRRMTQIEERRGETPGSARRPDLKGANLLMTRGARTNQTKRIGNVPGVEVGDIFFFRMELCLVGLHAPSMAGIDYMSVRLTGDEEPIAVSIVSSGGYDDEGDDGEVLIYTGQGGVQRRDGQMFDQKLERGNLALEKSMHRGNEVRVIRGVVDVQNGGRGKIYMYDGLYRVQESWAEKSKLGNCSIFRYKLIRVPGQPEAFTLWKSVQQWREGTATRVGVILPDLTSGAESQPVCLVNDVDDEKGPAYFTYIPSLKYSKPFMKSNPSVGCQCLGGCQPGGTSCPCIQKNGGYLPFNPLGVLMSYKTLVHECGSACSCPPNCRNRITQAGPKARVEVFKTKNRGWGLRSWDPIRGGGFVCEYAGEVIEESRVGEFGNDGDDDYIFDATRMYEPLEAVRDYNDESKKVPYPLVISAKKGGNVARFMNHSCSPNVYWQLVVREINNETFYHVAFFAIRHIPPMQELTFDYGMVPPDKADRRRKKCLCGSLNCRGYFY